In Scomber japonicus isolate fScoJap1 chromosome 19, fScoJap1.pri, whole genome shotgun sequence, a single genomic region encodes these proteins:
- the LOC128380170 gene encoding tripartite motif-containing protein 16-like, producing the protein RLNIQQRIQDREKDVKLLQQEVEAVSRSADKAVEDSEKIFTQLIRLLQKRSSDVKQQIRSQQETEVSGVKELQKKLQQEITELKRKDTELKKLSDTEDHNQFLHNYPSVSQLSEPTDSSSINIRPLRYFEDVTAAVSELRDKLRDILRDIWTNISLTETELEVLLSEPEPKTRAEFIIYSCKISLDPNTANTWLLLSEGNRKVEFMSQQQSYSRHPDRFTIWSQVLSRESLTGRCYWEVEWRGGGVYVAVAYKNISKAGGSIESLFGRNDKSWALDSDSYNFWFNNIKTLVSGPRSRRVGVYLDHRAGILSFYSVSDTMTLLHRVQTTFTQPLYAGVRLYFPGATAELCKLK; encoded by the coding sequence cgactaaacatccagcagagaatccaggacagagagaaagatgtgaagctgcttcaacaggaggtggaggccgtcagtcgctctgctgataaagcagtggaggacagtgagaagatcttcactcagctgatccgtctcctccagaaaagaagctctgatgtgaagcagcagatcagatcccagcaggaaactgaagtgagtggagtcaaagagcttcagaagaagctccagcaggagatcactgagctgaagaggaaagacactGAACTGAAGAAGCTCTCagacacagaggatcacaaccagtttctacacaactacccctcagtgtcacaactcagtgaacctacagactcatccagcatcaatatccgtcctctcagatactttgaggatgtgacagcagctgtgtcagagctcagagataaactacgagacatcctgagggacatttggacaaacatctcactgacagagaCTGAATTGGaagttttactgtcagaaccagaacccaagaccagagctgagttcataatatattcatgtaaaatctcgctggatccaaacacagcaaacacatggctgttattatctgaggggaacagaaaagtagaatttatgagccaacaacagtcttattctcgtcacccagacagattcactATATGGTCTCAGGtgctgagtagagagagtctgactggacgttgttactgggaggtggagtggagaggaggaggagtttatgtagcagtcgcatacaagaacaTCAGCAAAGCTGGAGGGTCAATTGAATCTCTTTTTGGacgtaatgacaaatcttgggctttaGATAGTGACAGTTATAAtttttggttcaacaacatcAAAACTCTTGTCTCAGGTCCTCGTTCCcgcagagtcggagtgtacctggatcacagagcaggtattctgtccttctacagcgtctctgacaccatgactctcctccacagagtccagaccacattcactcagcctctctatgctggagttCGGCTTTATTTTCCTGGagccacagctgagttgtgtaaactcaaatag
- the LOC128379927 gene encoding E3 ubiquitin/ISG15 ligase TRIM25-like produces MAQKGDQLYNFRCSICLDLLKDPVTIPCGHSYCMRCIKTHWDGEDQRKIYSCPQCRKTFTTKPVLVKNTMLADLVEQLKKTGLQAAPADHCYAGPEDVACDVCTGRKLKAFKSCLQCLISYCENHLQPHYNVGQFKKHKLVDPSKKLQENICSRHDEVMKIFCRTDQQSICYLCSVEEHKGHDTVSAAAERTERQRELEVSRLNIQQRIQDREKDVKLLQQEVEAVSLSADKAVEDSEKIFTQLISLLQERSSDVKQQIRSQQETEVSGVKELQEKLQQEITELERRDAELKQLSHTEDHNQFLHNYPSVSQLSEPTDSSSINIRPLRYFEDVTAAVSELRDKLQDILRDKWTNISLAGTEVDVLLSEPEPKTRAEFLKYSREITLDPNTANTWLLLSNGNRKVERMSKQQSYSRHPDRFIHCCQVLSRESLTGRCYWEVERRGGGLRVAVAYKNISRAGPSTESGFGHNDKSWALYCDPDSYNFWFNNIKTPVSGPRSRRLAVYLDHRAGILSFYSVSKTMTLLHRVQTTFTQPLHAGLWLNYNLGDTAELSEMAQRDQLDRKTISCSICLDLLKDPVTIPCGHSYCMSCIKTHWYGEDPSRLYSCPQCRKTFTTKPVLVKNTMLADLVEQLKKTGLQAAPADHCYAGPEDVACDVCTGRKLKALKSCLTCPASYCENHLQPHYDAAPLKKHKLVNPSQKLQENICSRHDEVMKMFCRTDQQSICYLCSVEDHKGHDTVSAAAERTERQRELEVSRLNIQQRIQDREKDVKLLQQEVEVVSHSADKAVEDSEKIFTELIRLLQKRSSDVKQQIRSQQETEVSGVKALQEKLQQEITELKRKDAELKKLSHTEDHNQFLHNYPSVSQLSEPTDSSSINIRPLRYFEDVTAAVAELRDKLQDILREEWTNISVSRTEVDVLLPEPEPEPEPEPKTRAEFLKYSCEITLDPNTAYPHLLLSEGNRKVEAINQKQSYSSHPDRFTDQWQVLSRESLTGRCYWEVERRGREVRIAVAYKNISRVGWSDECVFGHNDKSWALYCYTISYNFWFNNIKTRVSGPHSSRVGVYLDHRAGILSFYSVSETMTLLHRVQTTFTQPLYAGIYLFSGVTAELCKLK; encoded by the exons atggcgcagaaagGAGATCAGCTGTACAACTTTCGttgttcgatctgtctggatctactgaaggatccggtgactattccctgtggacataGCTACTGTATGAGATGTATTAAAACacactgggatggagaggatcagaggaagatctacagctgccctcagtgcagaaaGACCTTTACAACAAAGCCTGTCCTGGttaaaaacaccatgttagcagatttagtggagcagctgaagaagactggactccaagctgctcctgctgatcactgttatgctggacctgaagatgtggcctgtgatgtctgcactgggaggaagctgaaagccttcaagtcctgtctgcagtgtctgatctcttactgtgagaatcacctccagcctcattacaATGTaggtcaatttaaaaaacacaagctggtcgatccctccaagaagctccaggagaacatctgctctcgtcatgatgaggtgatgaagatattctgccgcactgatcagcagagtatctgttatctctgctctgtggaggaacataaaggccacgacacagtctcagctgcagcagaaaggactgagaggcagagagagctcgaggtgagtcgactaaacatccagcagagaatccaggacagagagaaagatgtgaagctgcttcaacaggaggtggaggccgtcagtctctctgctgataaagcagtggaggacagtgagaagatcttcactcagctgatcagTCTCCTCCAggaaagaagctctgatgtgaagcagcagatcagatcccagcaggaaactgaagtgagtggagtcaaagagcttcaggagaagctgcagcaggagatcactgagctggagaggagagacgctgaactgaagcagctgtcacacacagaagatcacaaccagtttctacacaactacccctcagtgtcacaactcagtgaacctacagactcatccagcatcaatatccgtcctctcagatactttgaggatgtgacagcagctgtgtcagagctcagagataaactacaggacatcctgagggacaaatggacaaacatctcactggcagggactgaagtggacgttttactgtcagaaccagaacccaagaccagagctgaattcttaaaatattcacgtgaaatcactctggatccaaacacagcaaacacatggCTGTTATTATCTAATGGGAACAGAAAAGTCGAACGAATGAGCaaacaacagtcttattctcgtcacccagacagattcattcattgttgtcaggtcctgagtagagagagtctgactggacgttgttactgggaggtggagcggagaggaggaggacttcGTGttgcagtcgcatacaagaacaTCAGCAGGGCAGGACCATCAACTGAATCTGGATTTGGGcataatgacaaatcttgggctttaTATTGTGACCCTGACAGTTATAAtttttggttcaacaacattaaaactcccgtctcaggtcctcgtTCCCGCAGATTAgcagtgtacctggatcacagagcaggtattctgtccttctacagcgtctctaaaaccatgactctcctccacagagtccagaccacattcactcagcctctccaTGCTGGACTTTGGCTTAATTATAATTTGGGAGACACggctgagttgt ctgaaatggcacagagagatcagctggaccgaaaaacaatcagctgttcaatctgtctggatctactgaaggatccggtgactattccctgtggacacagctattgtatgagctgtattaaaacACACTGGTATGGAGAGGATCCGAGTAGgctctacagctgccctcagtgcagaaaGACCTTCACAACAAAGCCTGTCCTGgtaaaaaacaccatgttagcagatttagtggagcagctgaagaagactggactccaagctgctcctgctgatcactgctatgctggacctgaagatgtggcctgtgatgtctgcactgggaggaagctgaaagccctcaagtcctgtctgacctgtcctgcctcttactgtgagaatcacctccagcctcattatgatgcagctccattaaagaaacacaagctggtcaATCCCTCacagaagctccaggagaacatctgctctcgtcatgatgaggtgatgaagatgttctgtcgcactgatcagcagagtatctgttatctctgctctgtggaggatcataaaggccacgacacagtctcagctgcagcagaaaggactgagaggcagagagagctcgaggtgagtcgactaaacatccagcagagaatccaggacagagagaaagatgtgaagctgcttcaacaggaggtggaggtcGTTAGtcactctgctgataaagcagtggaggacagtgagaagatattcactgagctgatccgtctcctccagaaaagaagctctgatgtgaagcagcagatcagatcccagcaggaaactgaagtgagtggagtcaaagcgCTTCAGGAGAAgttgcagcaggagatcactgagctgaagaggaaagacgctgaactgaagaagctctcacacacagaggatcacaaccagtttctacacaactacccctcagtgtcacaactcagtgaacctacagactcatccagcatcaatatccgtcctctgagatactttgaggatgtgacagcagctgtggcagagctcagagataaactacaggacatcctgagagaggaatggacaaacatctcagtGTCcaggactgaagtggacgttttactgccagaaccagaaccagaacccgaaccagaacccaagaccagagctgagttcttaaaatattcatgtgaaatcactctggatccaaacacagcatacCCACATCttttattatctgaggggaacagaaaggTAGAAGCAATAAATCAaaaacagtcttattctagtcacccagacagattcactgatcagtggcaggtcctgagtagagagagtctgactggacgttgttactgggaggtggagcggagagggagagaagttCGTAttgcagtcgcatacaagaacaTCAGCAGAGTAGGATGGTCAGATGAATGTGTTTTTGGacataatgacaaatcttgggctttaTATTGTTACACTATCAGTTATAAtttttggttcaacaacattaaaactcgTGTCTCAGGTCCTcattcctccagagtcggagtgtacctggatcacagagcaggtattctgtccttctacagcgtctctgaaaccatgactctcctccacagagtccagaccacattcactcagcctctctatgctggaatTTATCTTTTTTCTGGAGTCACAGCTGAGTTATGTAAACTTAAATAg